The DNA window tcaaaaatttaattaaaaaatatatatctttacAGTTTTTTTAgacaattatataaatcgaAGCATTCGGATTCATACTACAATGCttatatatcataaaagGATACCAAAGTTGGTATAACTACATATGAATTATGGCTTAATTCACGAAAAGTATAAAATCATAAATAACAAATGAACTatgcaaaattatatgaacgaaaaaaaacggAAAAGGAAAgcacatatgcatatatacatatatatctacTTTTCTATATCtctatatacataaaaatgggGCATcaatttcaaaatttttttttaaaacaatgcATAGCATCGTGTccatgtataaaaaataacacaCGATGCAATGCTTGGTAAATTAAATgacaaatattaatatataaaaaacaaaaaatgtttaataaaatatatgtaaaataagaatcataaaaaattcatgAAGAAACGTAAGTGCgcacatatgcatatacacaCAATGAGGAGTTATCATTTCTTGCTTTTGATACTTAATATGTTAACACTTTTAACAcgtttatatttatcttcATTCGATATTTTGTATACGTCATAAATAGTTTTTCTACATAAAGGACAGCTAGGTAAAGTATATTTCACCTTAGTAGTATTATAGACCAACGATCTTATGCAAAATTCACAAAATCCACCATGCATACATGgatataaaacaatattttttggacGTTCATCACATATTTCACAATATTCAAATGAAGAAATTATTGAATCCTCATCTCCATTACTTTGATTTGAAATTGCATCATTATCATCATCACGTTTTGTAACACTTTTTTCTCCACATTTACTATCCCCTCCTGATAATCTTCCATAAACCCATTTTCcttccatatattttttattcaaaatatttttaaaattaaatatatttgtttttttattgtatccCGATTTaccatcattttcattcaccccattattatttatattacttTGTGTGCTTcccaaatattttttcgatttatgtttttcttcatattcTAAAATATCATCCATAGTGAATTCTCTATATGTGTGTTCATTTACTCTAGTTAatgacatttttttttgttttctctttttattttctataatatatatttttttttttggttgcatattttgtgtaaaattatgaaaatctGTTAAATGAATTTGTTCTAAATATGAATCATTCAAAATGtccataaataaaattgcgcttgttattattacagTAATAACTGTTGGCTTTCCaagatttattaaaataaaaaacatagcAAATGTTATATTCATTCCATATAAAAACTTACTAACGTAAtccaaaatatatgaagcATACATGTATTTATTAGTATTATGTATGCTggcaatattattattattactcgAATTATCAGAATTGTTTACACTAGTTATACCccactttttaaatatctTATGTCCAAAATATgccataaaatatattatagtgCAACACCATATAAAATACTGGAAGTGATAACTAAATATCGGGTCAATATCACTTACCCACCATATAATACAATCCTcagataaaattatttctaaAAACAGCAGTGTACATAAGGAccacaaatatttatatagataTCCTTTTTTGCTATTTAATGATAATCGGAATGTTCGGTAAaagcaaaataaaacaaactcatataatattcttgataatataattccAATACgtaaaaagagaaaaaatagTGTTAGggcaataaaaaatggtgtAATTTGTAAATGGTTTTGTGTcggtataaataaaaataaataattttttccattattaCTTCCAAtctttttgaatatatctCTACATGCTTTAAATTTgaattcttttattttatatacaaaaatattatgtttttttaacttttcaTACATTCTTATTGTCTcctcatatatattatctgtttttttttcattacttttattatttttatttaatttattcaatattctatttatatcattatataatttataatttcctttatttatttcagtTTTTATCATATCATTAGTTAGtgtcaaattttttattttttttttattgaattGAAACAAGAATTCTcttgtaaatatatcattatatcTTGAATcgattaataataattcagtATCAtcaacatttatttttaataaattattatataataaagaaaattcaATACTAAACAAtcctaataatataaatataaataaaaatgctctaacaaatttatttacacTAAATTCTTCTAAATTGGGTTTTATTTCATACCCTAACATTTTACCAATAAAACATCTTTGATAAAATCTTAATTCATGtacttcattttcatttatattatcattcatattgttatttattatattatctcTTATTGTTAAGGcataataattcatttcTTCACTATTCGAAGCTAAACTTCTTGAATTTCTTtcgtttattatattattcatttctattacattattttcactATTCATATGTAGAATATTATCTTCTCCTTCTTCTACATTCATTTCACTATTTACTTCAATTTGTTCTTCTTCACCTCTTAAATAAGGGCCTTCATTTGTATATACCTCATTATTTGGTGTTTCATTTTCGATGTTGTTATTGTCATTAACTTCGCGCCGATTAAAACTTGTtgcattattatcattcaaattattttcaccctccattatattatttgaaggATCATTTTGTGGTTCCAAAACAGTATTcgaattttcatttatatcttGAATATTTGTTATTCTTTCTGTTtgattatcatttatagtAGGGTTGTAAGTATGGCTCGATTGatgttcattattatttgcacTATTTAATGgtggtatatatttttctgtattatcacattttaaatctgcatttaaatttttatgttcgtcactttttatattttccgtataattattatcagTTTCGTTATGTGTATGTTCTATATgggtattattttttaaattcgaattttctatattagGGGTTTCATTGTTTAAATGGCTAGCATTagtatattcattttcatgTTGTATgactatattattatttacactATTTACACTATTTACACTATTCACATTATTaccattttcataattattctCATGTTTATTTTCAGATCCATGCTGAGCCACTGTTtggtatttatttataatttcaaaattattatcttctatatcattttttatatttaaatcactggaaattttattttttttattaattaattcgAATTTACAACTAGCTAGCGATAATACAATTTGATCAGTTcgttcttttttattatcatcattttgatttatattttttgtgtggTGGCTTTTACACCggatattttcattttcactTCCTACTTCATTAATGTCTGTAAATTCCCCtcccattttatttatggttaatttttcttttttcattttttttataatttaaataattattccaTCAAATGTGaggataattatttataatttaaaaaatcgaTTTCACGGATTTCTCTACATGCTTTCGATATTATACACATGTATATGAATTTTATGATATAACTATATACATGTGGATATATTCATTGTTTCCTTTAAAACGTATATCattcacatttttatatttcatttcttattcatagaatataaaaatgttatgtTTTATGGGATAATACACTGTTTCGTAAAATAACAacaccaaaaaaaaaaaaaaaaatataaaataatatatacaaagaATGCAATCGGTTTACAAATAACATCAGTTAATTACTTTTTGCATATGcttaatattatacaaatgAAATTCGGCAAATTTTTGAGTtggttaaaaataaatatacgtAATATGCTTATAGGAAATTTATCtttcttatatataattgcaTAGCAGGAAATTTGGgcgtatattatttatttgtgtttaaataaataaagcatGCAAaccaataaatatatgtaatatcaaatgaaataaaataaagcatTTAAAACTAACGATTTTAAGCGgatatatgttatatattcttacatgtgtacttatatatatatatacataactTAAATGTAATTATGATATATCTCTTAGGTTTTGTTAAAGCCAAACAAATGTAACAGTTTTACAAAcatcatttataaatatattatatacgtaaaaatatttcatgtaaatgtatgcataaaaatataaagacaCGCCATTTATGGGATTAAATAAGCACTAATtgcttctttatttttttatattattagcgctttattattatttaagcatttttttgtctattattttaaattatggcaaatgaaatatcttttaaaaaaatattttatataggtttaaaaatataattataaagtaCGTTATTTCAAAGCgcgcaaaaaaaattttatataaaaatcccatttcataatttatataaacagGCTTATGGTTtgttatatacaaattaacttataaaatatatagaaaaaatatttatacaataaaatatatataataaatatgttatcTCTTTTTAAAGTATATTCAATTGTTATTTAAGGATAATAAAGTTATTTCAACTATGAATTAGCTTTTTATGATttagtaatatattataattactatttaaaggggaaaattaaaaaaattacaatatcaattatatttatattttttttatattatttttattcatttttttcctataaaaatataattaatatcaGATAAATAAcatgtaataattattcttcataaaattgcttaattttaaatttaccgttgctattttattttattatatgcatttatttaaaaaaaattttaatttaaaatttttttgacaAGCCTTCAGGTTTgctattatatgcattatatatatatataatacccTGATATATgcaatgatattttttataaaatatgtacaagGGTATTTGTATAGAATAAGCAGTTTTATTCTAATATCACAAAaacatactttttttaaattcgtttttgataaaagtataaaataaaaaaatgaaataacattttgaagaatatatatctcTATTCTTTTGtttccaattttatatattttgtttcctTGTGCATGTATTATAAGGAAAACCGTAACTATAcagaaataatataatgctattattatataatttttataatactaATCAAGTTAccttaattttataaattttccatataaaaaaatatttactgataaaaaattatataaaatgcataataccataattttacttttatatatgtgaaaGCCCCCaaaaatatcttttttcatattttaaaatatcttagcctttattatttataaggGACTACTACGTTTTTTATGggttttcattattttcatgtCTACAAGCTTATGCCTATTTATTGGGgcttgtaaatatttttatgaataattttatatgcatatgtacttatcaaaaataatcataagGTTATAAGCATTATTAAGTTCATAATATGTGgtcttaaaattttattaatttataattattaataaatatagaatatatgctccccaaaataaataacaatttGACTATCCACGTAATAttactatatattattcttataaaaaatatgtcatTTACATATTGttcatacatataatttaagaAAACAGTACCCTACAATTTCTCAATAATTTccaattaaaatattaccatttttgtattatcaaatattaaaataaaatttttatttgggaATTTTTATGCAACTATCTCATAGTAAATATGTtgcatatacatacatttgtggataaaagaaaaacataTTGTGTGTattctttctttttatttcaccCCGTGAAAAATACCACTCTATATTTCCTTTATACCTGTTCCCATGCGcactaatatattatatatatttattcatttaaaatgCAATAACATGAAGGAAGCATTGTTAATACAATAAGTgtgaataaaatttttttatgtgcTTAAAATAGTCTTTcgtaatatttattttattttttgtgtcttattaattattattattgttttttttttgaattaataCTACTGCACCCTATTGCATAAACAAATTGAACCGGACaatgaattttatttttgggGACCTACTCTTAAAAATTAGGGGAATACAAATTTAGAGAGATTAGACCAAAgaccataaaaaaaaattagcaTCACATGTATacacacacacatataataGATATTATTCATTCTCTTGCTTCCTTTTATTTACTGTTTCAAATGTTGACAATAAACAatgcttaaaaaaataaaataataaacaagaTATATAGTATGtggtattattatttttatatgatatctttttatttagagtgaaaaaatatattcttagtttaacaattttttttttattccaaTTATTGTAATTTTCTATTActaagaatatttaaacatctcagttataaataattaaagaatatttttattaagttCTTATTcgatttatttcattttattattttttttaatatcataatacagtaattatataaatatcaatGCTATATActacattaaaaaaaaagtagcgtccttaattttttatgaatgaaataattcttaaaatattatatcttatataaatataatctATATAAAACccttaaaaaaagtaaagtGTGGAAACATACAAACCTAtggtatatttatatattgttatacTCTAGGATGTGTATCAAGTGTTAAAATATTCGTAAATGTGTAAAGAGCTAATaagaataaattatatattgcatatattcataagaatcatttttatttgattattatttatttaaatgtgcattaagaaaaaaatgtgcatGCTTAATAtcccttttttttaagcatATATCAGAACTGTATtttattgcatatatatattattttcatcttttgcgatttaaaaaaaaaataattaaaaatacatatataatatatatttattcacaACCCCCTAAAAATCtagaaatgaataatataaaaattgtataccaattctaaattttttacactaaattaaaaaacaatatgaacaaaattaaaaaataatttacatgcacaattgcatttttatacgttcttaaataattatttaagaatatatatgtaagtTTGCCTTATATACGTgtaatatatgcacattttatatacgtaatatacatatttatacgtatttttatacatttacatattaattcatatatacacaataaatatgtataataatagtaaaataattacataATTGAGAAATATTTAAGAGAAAACAAACatatacttaaaaaaatgtattattgcaaaatgtttttttgaattttaatggtgatatgatatattttatatcttattgatattttttttttagttgaAAAATAGTTAAGAAAAGTAAATACATTTTGCATGCTGTATTTCTCTTTTTGGttgtttgtattttttttgtgttttttattagtaaggaaaataaaaaaaaattgataaaaaattgcataaaaaaattggagAGCACAGAATAGTTAATACAATTAATTGACTATATGAAGttatatgatttatatatttttttcttagcaatttcataaaatgccaagggaaaatatatacatatatgacAAAAGCTATATTATGTACTTATTGATACTCTTACAATACGTATACATATAGAGAtttataagcatatatatataattgtatgTATGCATTGTATACACAAAGCCGAACGAAGAAttggaaaaattaaaaaatgctatatatgaaattaatATTGTAAGACTGTTTATGTGTACGTgtatacattattattcatatggGAGGCTATTATATAGAAATGCttatacattatatatatatatatttatttatgtgtatatCATGAatgttaaataaatttttttatataattttcaaatcCAATTTATGAAATCCCCAAATATCTCAAAGGAGGTATTATTTCTTATagtgataaaaatgtgGACAGCATTAAGtgtaattaaattatttttaagatattaatagatatataatatacttatattttcatatactTAAATtgaaatacatatatattgttcatgtttattttttatatgtgtatTCATTACGTGATTTCatgtgtatttatattatataatatgcatatgcatgcgcatttatacatataactATTCATGGATGCACACCTCAAAATACGAgggataaaataaaattaaaaaaaaaaataatgcaaaaagaatataacatcaatgcatatacataaaaatatcatatattcAAGGGGGAAAATGTGAGCATAACATTTATGAAAAAGCacacaattttttcattttcaataatttttaaaaatatgcattaaaaaattatttaagccttttatatgcatatgaaaatatatatacatattaaaatgcgttatatattttctcatATTTTTCAGATATATAAGTATAGTATCTAAGACCGCacagtatatatatatatttgtatacatattctatttatatatatatatatagagtttatgattatatatttatgataatatttatatatagatattgGTAGATATCCAATAGCCCTTTAGCTATCCTAAATacatcataattattatctatATGCACATGCCTGTTAAAACTATACACACATAcatgtgtgtatatataaatattataaattatatatatacattccAAAATGGAATACATAGGCAACATATATGATAAAGTGCTATCTGGCTATGTATCTGCACACgtgttaaaatataaatcatgggaagaaaatttaatagGCAATGAAGCATGTAAAAATGAtagtaattatataaagaaaaatttagaAGAAATACTAGGGacatttgtaaaaaatggaaaattttCACACTCATTATGGGAACAGCATAAAATGTTCATAGGCGATGAGGGTATATATCTTTTAGGTGAAATTATAACTATTTGTCAAATTGTACAATTTATAGATTCCGATGATATTGAAAATGTCCAAAGTAATGAAGAATTTAAAACTAATTTA is part of the Plasmodium chabaudi chabaudi strain AS genome assembly, chromosome: 6 genome and encodes:
- a CDS encoding zinc finger protein, putative; the protein is MKKEKLTINKMGGEFTDINEVGSENENIRCKSHHTKNINQNDDNKKERTDQIVLSLASCKFELINKKNKISSDLNIKNDIEDNNFEIINKYQTVAQHGSENKHENNYENGNNVNSVNSVNSVNNNIVIQHENEYTNASHLNNETPNIENSNLKNNTHIEHTHNETDNNYTENIKSDEHKNLNADLKCDNTEKYIPPLNSANNNEHQSSHTYNPTINDNQTERITNIQDINENSNTVLEPQNDPSNNIMEGENNLNDNNATSFNRREVNDNNNIENETPNNEVYTNEGPYLRGEEEQIEVNSEMNVEEGEDNILHMNSENNVIEMNNIINERNSRSLASNSEEMNYYALTIRDNIINNNMNDNINENEVHELRFYQRCFIGKMLGYEIKPNLEEFSVNKFVRAFLFIFILLGLFSIEFSLLYNNLLKINVDDTELLLIDSRYNDIFTREFLFQFNKKKIKNLTLTNDMIKTEINKGNYKLYNDINRILNKLNKNNKSNEKKTDNIYEETIRMYEKLKKHNIFVYKIKEFKFKACRDIFKKIGSNNGKNYLFLFIPTQNHLQITPFFIALTLFFLFLRIGIILSRILYEFVLFCFYRTFRLSLNSKKGYLYKYLWSLCTLLFLEIILSEDCIIWWVSDIDPIFSYHFQYFIWCCTIIYFMAYFGHKIFKKWGITSVNNSDNSSNNNNIASIHNTNKYMYASYILDYVSKFLYGMNITFAMFFILINLGKPTVITVIITSAILFMDILNDSYLEQIHLTDFHNFTQNMQPKKKIYIIENKKRKQKKMSLTRVNEHTYREFTMDDILEYEEKHKSKKYLGSTQSNINNNGVNENDGKSGYNKKTNIFNFKNILNKKYMEGKWVYGRLSGGDSKCGEKSVTKRDDDNDAISNQSNGDEDSIISSFEYCEICDERPKNIVLYPCMHGGFCEFCIRSLVYNTTKVKYTLPSCPLCRKTIYDVYKISNEDKYKRVKSVNILSIKSKK